Genomic segment of uncultured Tolumonas sp.:
ATTTCGATGAGAAAAGCCGCATCGCTATCGCTGCCGCCAAACTGTGTCAGCCGGGGCAGAGCATCGTCATCAACTGCGGTTCAACGGCGTTTTTGTTGGGGCAACACCTGTGTGGCATGGACGTGCAGGTCATCACCAACTACTTCCCATTGGCGAGTTATCTGATCGAGCACCAACATGAGCGCGTACTGGTGATTGGTGGTCAATATCATCGTGATCAATCGATTATGCTCGGTGCCCAAGATGAACTTTCCGGTATCTACACCGGTGACTGGATGTTCACCAGTGGTAAAGGTTTAACCGAAGACGGCCTGTATAAAATCGACATGCTGACCGCCATGGCTGAACAAAAGATGCTGGCGAATGTCGGTAAACTGGTGGCGCTGGTCGATAGCAGTAAAATTGGTCAGCGTGGTGGCGTGCTGTTCAGCAAAGCCGAGCAGATGGATTACATCATCACTGGCAAGAATGCCGACCCGAAAGTACTCGATGCGCTGCGTGCTAAAGGTTGCGAGATCATTCTGGTTTAACCGCATTCATTTCCCGCCAAATCTGACGGCTGTTTTTCATGGCAGCCGTTGGTTAGTGTCAGAGCAAAATCGCCTCTGGAGTTTTGCATGTCACTTGCCGTTGTCTACAGCCGCGCCAGCCTTGGCGTTGATGCACCGTTAGTCTCTGTTGAAGTTCATCTCAGTAACGGTTTACCTGCGTTTAATATCGTCGGCTTGCCAGAAGCTTCAGTCAAAGAATCGCGTGATCGGGTACGCAGTGCGTTGATTAACGGCAACTTTGAGTTCCCCGCCAAACGCATTACTGTCAACTTAGCACCGGCTGATTTACCCAAGGAAGGTGGACGGTTTGACTTGGCGATTGCGCTCGGCATTCTCGCCGCATCCGAGCAAATCCCTGATCATTTACTGGCCGACTATGAATTTCTCGGTGAGCTGGCCCTCACGGGTGCGGTACGCTCGGTATTAGGTGTGTTACCCGCTGTGTTGGCGGCAGGGCAAGCAGGGCGCACGTTAGTCGTGCCTAAGGCCAATGGCGCTGAAGCCAGTTTGATCTTGCAGCAACGGGCGTATGTCTGCGACAGTTTACTGCAAGTGTGTGGCTGGTTAACGGGGCAGCAGGCGTTACCACTGGCCGAAAGTGGCGACGTGTTACCCGACTTACTTCCGGTGCTTGATTTACAAGATGTTATCGGTCAGCAGACTGGCAAACGGGCGTTAGAAATTGCCGCCAGTGGGCAACATCATTTGTTATTGCTCGGCCCCCCAGGCACAGGAAAAAGCATGTTAGCCAGCCGGTTAGCAGGCATTTTGCCGGAGATGAGTGATGAAGAAGCGCAACAAACCGCCGCGTTACACTCCATCGGCGGGCTCAACCCCGGCAAGGTCAACTGGCGGTTACGGCCCTATCGATCTCCCCATCACAGTGCCTCTTCGGTGGCGTTGGTGGGTGGTGGCAGTAAACCGCGACCTGGCGAAATTTCCTTAGCGCACAATGGCATTTTGTTTTTAGACGAGCTGACACAGTTTGAAAAGCGCACGCTCGATGCGCTGCGTGAGCCACTGGAAACGGGCATGATTACCATATCCCGCGCCGCGCGGCAGATGGAATTCCCCTCCCGTTTTCAGCTGATTGCCGCCATGAACCCCAGCCCCTGCGGGCATCTCGATGACCAGCAGCGTGCTAGCCCCGATCAGGTGTTGCGTTATTTGAGTAAGCTCTCTGGCCCATTTCTCGATCGTTTTGATCTGACCGTGGAAATTCCCTTGTTACCGAAAGGCAGTTTAAGTCAAAAAGCGGAGCGTGGCGAAAGCAGTGCGGATATTAAAGCGCGCGTGATCGCCACCCGCGAGCGGCAATTAGCCCGCAGCGGCAAACTGAATGCCATGCTGACCAGTAAAGAGATTGAACGCGATTGTGCGTTACTGAATGACGATGCCCAGTTTCTGGAAAATGCCATTCATAAGCTGGGTTTGTCGCTACGGGCGTGGCATAAATTGTTGAAGGTCTCACGCACCATCGCGGACATTGCCGATGAGCCGCAAATTCAGCGCCAACATCTGGCGGAGGCTTTAGGTTATCGCGCCATGGATCGGCTGTTTCAGCGCCTGAAAACACAGCGGTTTTGAGTTTACGGTGCTGGTTGCAAAAACCGGAAGTTAACAAGGTTGATCCAGAAAATCATCGATCATTTATTATCGTAACGCGCCGATGCAGTTACGACTGCGCTGGCGAGAAGTCAGCCTCAGTTTTGATTGTGGCACCTGCGGTGGCAGAAACCCGATTGCGGCCGGCATGTTTGGCTGCATAAAGCGCTTTGTCGGCGACACTGAGCAAAACATCGATATTATCGTCTTTTGACATCAGTGAGGTGATACCAATCGAGACGGTGATGCTCAGCGGTAACCCATGGCCTAAGGGTATTTTCGCGTTAGCAATGGCTTGCCGCAAACGTTCGGCCACTAAGATGGCCTCTTGTTCGCTGGTTTCTGGTAACAGAATAGCGAATTCCTCTCCGCCCACGCGCCCAACAATATCGACCATACGCAACGTGTCTCGGCATACCGCTGCCAGTTTCTGCAGCACCAGATCGCCAACTTTGTGTCCATAGGTATCATTGATCTTTTTAAAGTGATCCACATCCAGCATGAAGATAGACAACGTACCACCGTAGCGAATTACCCGCTTTAGTTCGAGTTCCGCTTGCTGCATAAAATGGCCGCGGTTATTAAAGCCGGTGAGGTAGTCGATGTGTGCCTGGCGCACCAGTTCAAATTCGACTACTTTTTGCGCGGTAATGTCGGTGTGAATACCACTCATTCTGAGCGGCTGGTGTTCTGGTGTCCAGGCGGTAAATTTGCCGATGGAGCGGATCCAGACCCAGTCACCGTCTTTTTTTTGTCGACGATATTCCATAGCTATTGGCTCGCCATTGGCCAAGCATTTGCGGTAAGTTTCCATCACGAGCGGGCGATCTTCGGGATGAATCCCCGTTTCCCAAACTTGTAAGTCGCTGGTAAATTCATCAGGCTCATAACCCAGTATTTTGGCATATTCAGGGCTGACAGAGACGGCCCCGGTCTGAATGTTGATGTCAAACCAACCCTGATTCGCAGCTCCCAGCGCCAATCGCAGGCGCTCTTCGCTCTCACTGAGAATACTTTGTGTTTTGGTCAGACGGCGATTCAGGCGTTGCAGATAATAGGTAACTGCAGAGACAATCGTTAATAGAATTAAGGCAACGTTTAAGAGGGGAAGTACCCATTCGAGAGCATGTTTGGGGCTGGGGTCGTAAATGAAGCCATCCAATTGGTAGCCCGGTTTGATCAACCCAGCTTTGACGAAAGTGTCCGCCATGTGCTGCCAACGTCCGGGGTTCATGTGGCCAATTTCGATTAAGTCGGGAAAGATCAGCTTGCGCATTTCAGCGGCTTCAAATTCTAGGTGCGCTCTGGTTTTCTCAACTTGGTATTTATCAAGCAGCAGCGTGATGATTTCGTCCGGGTGATCCATGGCGTAGCGCCAGCCTTTGAGCGTGGCACGCCGCATTGCTTCGACGCGTTTTGGATGATCACGCAGTTCTGTTTCCGAGGTGAACAAAATGTCGCTGTAGAAATCGATACGATAAGTGGACGGATCAATGATGTTGTAGGCGATATGATGTTGTTTGAGGAAATAAGGCTCATTCGTGATGTAGGAATTAAAAGCATCGACCTTGCCGGAGATCAGGTCGTTGATATTGTAGCTGCTGGGTCTAATGTTGACTTGCGAGGGTGTAACACCTTCACTCATGAACATGCTCAGAAAATCGGCATCTTCCGTCATGTTCATCAGCATGACATTTTTGCCCATCAGGTCGTGCACGGACTCAATACCCGAATCTCGACGCGTCAATAATACGGAAGGTGAATGTTGGAATATCGCAGCCAGCGCCACGAGCGGTTTGCCTAACAGACGCTGATACAAAACTTCACTGTTGCCTTCCGCATATTGGGCGTGACCAGCCAGCACTTCAGGCACCGGTTGATGTGTTGGGTCGCCGGCGTGGATGCGCACATCCAGACCTTCTTCTTTATAGAATCCTTTCTCGACAGCAGCATAGTAGCCCGCAAACTGGAACTGGTGATGCCAGCGCAACTGCAGGTCGACAATGTCGGCGGCATGCGCGTGCCCTGTGATAACTATCGCCGTACAAACGAGCATGAGTATACGCAAAAAAGCACTCGGACTGGCAAGCCCGATGCCTGTATATAATTTGCTCACCCAACGTTGATAACGGCTTATGTTGAACACTATGTTTCCCTATCCAGAGGGTTTGATACCGAAATATGAGGTTAATAGATACAGATTACACTACGGCGGCAATACACACATATATTAACTGCTGATTCGATTAACTATAGTTAATCGTGCTGAATATCGGTGATGCCGTCTATTTTTAAATCACTTCCTTTTTCCGTTGGCTGGCGTTATAAATGCGCCGTTGTAACTACCGGAGTGTGACGTGAATCCCATTTTAACCAGTATGCTGTTACTGATGTGCAGTAACGTATTTATGACTTTCGCCTGGTACGGTCATCTCAAAGATATGAGCAGTAAGCCGTGGATCATCGCTGCCATGGTGAGTTGGGGCATTGCGCTGTTTGAATATCTGCTGCAAGTGCCAGCTAACCGGATTGGTCACTCCGCACTGAGTGTGGGGCAGCTGAAAATTATGCAGGAAGTGATCGCGCTGGCAGTGTTTGTGCCATTTTCGGTATTTTATCTGAAAGAAGCCGTTAAACTCGATTACCTGTGGGCTGCGTTTTGTATGCTGGGTGCCGTGTTTTTCATCTTCCGTGAAAAAATCATGAGTATGATCTGACCGATCGACGGGGAGTAGGTAATGCAACGTTTTTCCCGGTTGTATAGTGTATTGCTTGGTTTGAGTTGGTTACCTTTCTCCGTTTTTGCCTCAGCAGCTTTTCCGCCGTATTTAAGTTCCAAGACTCCTTATCAACCCCAGCAACAGATAGCAGATTATCAGCCGATACCTACCGGTTATCAGTTGGTGTTTACCGAGCTATTAGCGCGTCATGGTGCGCGCACGATGACGGGGGGTAAAAGTGATTTACTGAGTTACCAGCTCTGGCAGCAGGCACAAAAAAGTGGTGCGTTAACGGTGCTGGGTAAAACGCTGGGGCCGCAATTGGAGGCGATGATCAAAGCCAATCAGGCATTAGGTTATGGTCAATTGACGCAATTAGGACGCGAAGAGCATCAACAGCTGGCAGGCCGGCTCGTTTTACGTGATCAGTCGTTATTTCAACAAGCCATCGCTCAGGGTCGGAAAATCAGTGTGCAAAGCTCTGGCAAGGGGCGGGCGGTCGATAGCGCGGAAAACTTTGTGCTCGGTCTCAAGCAGACGCAGCCCGCATTAACGCCCTTATTGCTGCCCGTACAGGCCAATCCGGTTCAGCTCTATTTTCATAAAAGCGACAGTAGTAAACCTTATCGTAACTATCTGAAAAAAGACGCCCAGCTTAAAGCAACGCTGGCTGCAATCAAAGTGCAGGCACAAAGTCAGCAAATGGCCCGGCAAGTGTTAGAACGTATTTACACGAAGCCATTTGTCGATCAGTTGGGAACCGGCGAGTTACCGACGCCGTTAGCTGCCGCGCAAATGCTGTATGACTTGTATGCGATTGCGCCCGGTATGCAATATGAAGGTCAGTGGCAGTTCAGCTCGTTTATGCCGGCAGAGGCGGCGGAATGGTTTGCTTATCTCAATGATGCAGAAGACTTTTATCAAAAAGGCCCGGCCTTTCAGGGGCAGGATATTACCTATCGGATGGCACAAGTGCTGGTGGATGATTTCTTTAACAGCATAAAACAGTTGCAGGGAAATGTTTCGCTTTTGGCGACAAAACTACGCTTCAGCCATGCCGAAGTGGTGATCCCGTTCGTCACTTTATTACAGCTGCCTGGTAGCAATCAAGCGGTTACCGCTGAGCAGCCTTATCGTTATGACAACAATCCGTGGCGGGGTGAAACTATCGTGCCGATGGCAGCCAATATTCAGTGGGATGTCTATCGGGATGCTCACCAGCACTATTTGGTGAAGATGTTGTATAACGAGCGGGAAACGCGTTTTAAGACCGATTGTCAGCCCATAAAAGCTGGTAGTTTTTATTATGCTTTCAGTGAACTGCAGCGTTGTTATCATCAACAATAATCATAACTGGCGGGTCAATATTTTGATTTGCCGTATCGCCTGTTTGTTATCGGCTTGCGCATAGCGTGCCGCCAAATAATGTCCGGTCAGTTGCTGCATGATTGGCGCAGCCGGATGATTGGCAGCCTGCAACTGCTGCACAAATGCTTGTGGTGTTTCACCATTTTGGCGAATGAACCCCCGATGCGCTAAGCGTCGGCATGCTTGTAAATAGGCCTGTACCAACGGGTCTTGTTTGACCCGCTGCCGTGCCAGCCAATGGATGCCCAGTGCTACCCCGATCACCAAAAACAACCCGCCGAGCATCGCGAACAGACGCCCCCAGATGTGATGACCAAACAGCTCGCGTAGCAGTTGTTCCTGCGACTGGTTGTTGTAATTCAGCACCCACGATGTCCAGCGATAGTCGATAGCGGCCAGATATTGATGGAGTTGGGCAAAAAATAGCAGATTGCGGTAACTGGTCAGACTAAATGGATCGCGCAGGCGGGTTTCTGCCGCCGGCAGGATGTCGTCGATGCTGCGGCTGACGCGATCGGATGCCACCATTAGTGTGGGGTCAAAGCGCTGCCAGCGATTATCGATCCAGACTTCCGACCAGGCATGGGCATCAAACTGATACAGGCTGAGATAGTTGCCCTCGGTATGATATTCCCCGCCTAAATAGCCTGTTACCATCC
This window contains:
- the ulaR gene encoding HTH-type transcriptional regulator UlaR is translated as MTESQRHHAIIELLQQKRYMTVAGLIQAFDISPATARRDINKLNESGKLRKVRNGAEATTAAAKSQWSPMDSEQSVNFDEKSRIAIAAAKLCQPGQSIVINCGSTAFLLGQHLCGMDVQVITNYFPLASYLIEHQHERVLVIGGQYHRDQSIMLGAQDELSGIYTGDWMFTSGKGLTEDGLYKIDMLTAMAEQKMLANVGKLVALVDSSKIGQRGGVLFSKAEQMDYIITGKNADPKVLDALRAKGCEIILV
- a CDS encoding YifB family Mg chelatase-like AAA ATPase, giving the protein MSLAVVYSRASLGVDAPLVSVEVHLSNGLPAFNIVGLPEASVKESRDRVRSALINGNFEFPAKRITVNLAPADLPKEGGRFDLAIALGILAASEQIPDHLLADYEFLGELALTGAVRSVLGVLPAVLAAGQAGRTLVVPKANGAEASLILQQRAYVCDSLLQVCGWLTGQQALPLAESGDVLPDLLPVLDLQDVIGQQTGKRALEIAASGQHHLLLLGPPGTGKSMLASRLAGILPEMSDEEAQQTAALHSIGGLNPGKVNWRLRPYRSPHHSASSVALVGGGSKPRPGEISLAHNGILFLDELTQFEKRTLDALREPLETGMITISRAARQMEFPSRFQLIAAMNPSPCGHLDDQQRASPDQVLRYLSKLSGPFLDRFDLTVEIPLLPKGSLSQKAERGESSADIKARVIATRERQLARSGKLNAMLTSKEIERDCALLNDDAQFLENAIHKLGLSLRAWHKLLKVSRTIADIADEPQIQRQHLAEALGYRAMDRLFQRLKTQRF
- a CDS encoding diguanylate cyclase, which translates into the protein MFNISRYQRWVSKLYTGIGLASPSAFLRILMLVCTAIVITGHAHAADIVDLQLRWHHQFQFAGYYAAVEKGFYKEEGLDVRIHAGDPTHQPVPEVLAGHAQYAEGNSEVLYQRLLGKPLVALAAIFQHSPSVLLTRRDSGIESVHDLMGKNVMLMNMTEDADFLSMFMSEGVTPSQVNIRPSSYNINDLISGKVDAFNSYITNEPYFLKQHHIAYNIIDPSTYRIDFYSDILFTSETELRDHPKRVEAMRRATLKGWRYAMDHPDEIITLLLDKYQVEKTRAHLEFEAAEMRKLIFPDLIEIGHMNPGRWQHMADTFVKAGLIKPGYQLDGFIYDPSPKHALEWVLPLLNVALILLTIVSAVTYYLQRLNRRLTKTQSILSESEERLRLALGAANQGWFDINIQTGAVSVSPEYAKILGYEPDEFTSDLQVWETGIHPEDRPLVMETYRKCLANGEPIAMEYRRQKKDGDWVWIRSIGKFTAWTPEHQPLRMSGIHTDITAQKVVEFELVRQAHIDYLTGFNNRGHFMQQAELELKRVIRYGGTLSIFMLDVDHFKKINDTYGHKVGDLVLQKLAAVCRDTLRMVDIVGRVGGEEFAILLPETSEQEAILVAERLRQAIANAKIPLGHGLPLSITVSIGITSLMSKDDNIDVLLSVADKALYAAKHAGRNRVSATAGATIKTEADFSPAQS
- a CDS encoding DMT family protein; the encoded protein is MNPILTSMLLLMCSNVFMTFAWYGHLKDMSSKPWIIAAMVSWGIALFEYLLQVPANRIGHSALSVGQLKIMQEVIALAVFVPFSVFYLKEAVKLDYLWAAFCMLGAVFFIFREKIMSMI
- a CDS encoding histidine-type phosphatase, producing MQRFSRLYSVLLGLSWLPFSVFASAAFPPYLSSKTPYQPQQQIADYQPIPTGYQLVFTELLARHGARTMTGGKSDLLSYQLWQQAQKSGALTVLGKTLGPQLEAMIKANQALGYGQLTQLGREEHQQLAGRLVLRDQSLFQQAIAQGRKISVQSSGKGRAVDSAENFVLGLKQTQPALTPLLLPVQANPVQLYFHKSDSSKPYRNYLKKDAQLKATLAAIKVQAQSQQMARQVLERIYTKPFVDQLGTGELPTPLAAAQMLYDLYAIAPGMQYEGQWQFSSFMPAEAAEWFAYLNDAEDFYQKGPAFQGQDITYRMAQVLVDDFFNSIKQLQGNVSLLATKLRFSHAEVVIPFVTLLQLPGSNQAVTAEQPYRYDNNPWRGETIVPMAANIQWDVYRDAHQHYLVKMLYNERETRFKTDCQPIKAGSFYYAFSELQRCYHQQ